Within Chthonomonadales bacterium, the genomic segment CGATACGCGCGGGGCCGCTCTGCGCTGGCTCGCTGTTCTGTGGCGCAAAATGGTGCGGCGCGAATCGCTTGACAAGACCGGCGGGCTGTGTTAGCATGGCGACAACCTCTCTAGAGAGATAGCGGAGGCAGCAGAAATGGAGGTGATCTGCCCATGGCTGGCAAGTCGGGTTCCGCGTCGAGCTCTCCACTTGCGGCGCCGCTGCCGCCCCAGGTCGTCGTCGTGGCCGCGCTCCTGGTGATCACGGTGATCGGATGGGTGGCCTACCATGCGTTCGGGCCCATGGCCCAGCCCCCGACCTTCACGGTGAGTGACCAGAAGGCGTGGGTCGCGGACCTTGCCCGAAAGAGCGGTGGCGACTTCTCCAGGCTCGGCCCGGCCGAACAGAAGAGGCTCGACGCAATCTCGCTCGGAAACGGAGCCCGGATGCTTCGAAGCGCCTATGAGCGGCGCAAGTAGGAGGAGAGGAATGCGAACCCACCGGTCGTCAGAGCACGTGTCGGGATTCACGCTCATCGAGCTGCTAGTCGTCATCGCGATCATCGCGATCCTTGCAGCGATCCTGTTCCCGGTCTTTGCCCAGGCCCGCGAGAAGGCACGTCAGACCTCCTGCCTCTCGAACATGAAGCAGATCGCCCTGGCGATGCGCATGTACAGCCAGGACAACGATGAGACCGCGTCGCTCGCGCGCTACGCCCCCTACTTCTGGGACGGGGCCGTGTGGCCCGAGACGCACACCTGGCGGATGGCGGTGCAGCCCTATATCAAGAATAAGGGCCTCACCCGCTGCCCGTCCAACGCCTACTACAACGCCGGCGTGGAGGTCGAAGAGCCCGTCTTTCGCTCGTACGCCATGAACTCCGCCGCACTCTACGGCGACAAGTACGCCGAGGCCTCCATCACCGAGCCCGCCGAGATCATCCAGGTCGCGGAGTGCCGCTACCAGTACCCCGACCTCTATCCGCAGATCGAGAGCCCGTTCTCGTCCTTCCTCTACTCCTCCGAGCCCGAGCCGACGCCGGACTCCCCTCTGGGAGTCATGCAGACGCACACCGGCCAGAGCAACTACGCGTTCTTCGATGGGCACGCCAAGTCCATTCGCCCGGTCGCCACGCTGAACTCGCACACCCCCTGGACGATGTGGTATTGCACCGGGTGGGCGAGCGAGGGCGACGCCGAGTACAACCGGCAGGGCCTGGTCGGGCAACTCCTGGCGCACGCCGAGTACCGCTGAGGGGTCACCCGCGCGCGCCTCGGACGACCGGGCCGCTCAGCGCGGCGGCCCGGTCGTTCCCCGCTCGATGAGCCGCGTCGGCAGCGTCACGTCGCGCACGGCCTCGCCGCGCGAGAAGGCAACCACCGCCCGGGCCGCCTCCTCGCCCAGCTCGCGTCGCGGCTGGTAGATGGTGGTGAGGCCGCACGGCCAGTAGGCCGCCACCGAGAAATCGCCAAAGCCCACCACGCTCAGATCGTCCGGCACGGCAAGGCCGCGATCGCGCGCTGCCTTGATGGCTCCGATGGCCGCCAGGTCGCTGGCCGCCACGAGCGCGGTGGGGCGCTCGGGCCGGGCGAGCAGCTCCGAGGCGCCCTGGTAGCCCCGCTCCTCCCGAAAGCCGGCGCCCGCCTCCATGTCGGGGGAGAGGCCGCGCGCGCGCATCGCGGAGGTGAAGCCGCGCTGCCGCTCGATGCCGTCCACGTTGTCGGGCCAGCCCGTGAGGAACCCGATGCGCGAGTGCCCCAGCGCCGCCAGATGCTCCACGGCCAGGACGGTGCCGCCCGCGTTGTCCACGACGATCGAGGGCACGGCGCGCCTGCCCTGATAGCGGTTGAGCGCCACCACACGGCAGCCGAGGTCCTTCAGGCGCTCGACGATCGCCGAGTCCTCGCGGTCGGCCACCAGGCAGGCGACGCAGGTCTCGCCGTCGACGAGCTCGACGCGGTCGATCACCGCGGCGGGCTGTCCCAGGCGCTCCATGCCGGTCTCGTAGCCGTCAAGAACGTCGGGCAGGTAGAGGGGATCCAGCCGCTGCCAGAGCGCCGGCACGAGCAGAGCCGCGGCCGGGACAGCGCGCGAGCCGTCGCCGTTGGGGCCGTGCGGCAGAACGAAGGTGCCCTTGCCGGGCACGCGCTGCAGCAGGCGGTCGGTCACCAGGCTGCCGACCGCCTGGCGCACCGTCATGTAGGCGACTCCGAAGCGGCGCGCGAGCTCGTGCTCGGCAGGGATGCGCTCGCCCGCCCGCCACACGCCGGCCTGGATCTGGCTGCGCAGGCTTCGCTCCACCTCGCGGTGCTTCGTTCGGCTGTTCGTCGATGTCATGGCGGCGTGATCTCTCCGTAGGGCCGGCAGGGCGGGGACGCGAGCGCCGCGGGCCCGGCCATCGCCTCTCTAGAGAGTTCCGCGCCGAACCCCGATCTACCTTCTGTGAGCGGGCCGCTCGCGGGGCGGCGCCGCTCGTGAGCCTGTCGTGGCCGCCGGGGTGCGCAGGAGCCGGCGCGGCGGCGCCGAACACATCCCCGAAGGAGGGCGCGCCACATGGCCAACCCGTTCCTCGGAGTCCTGCTTCACGCGGTCGGTGGCCTCGCCGCCGGCAGCTTCTACGTGCCGTTTCGCAGGGTGCTCCGCTGGGCCTGGGAGAGCTACTGGCTCGTGCAGGGCGTTCTGGCGTGGCTCGTCATGCCGTGGGTGGGTGCGCTGCTGACGGCGCCGCGCGCCGTTGAGATCCTCCAGCGCAGCTCCGGGTCCAGCGTGGCGCTGGCCTACCTCTTCGGCGTGCTCTGGGGCGTGGGCGGCCTGACGTTCGGGCTGAGCATGCGTTACCTGGGCCTATCGCTCGGCTATGCGGTGGCGCTCGGATTCTGCGCCGCCTTCGGCACGCTCATCCCGCCCATCGCGCAGGGCAAGGCGGGCAGCCTGCTGGCCACCGCCGGTGGCCTCACCGTGCTCGCCGGCATCGCCGTCTGCCTGGCCGGCATCGCCGTGTGCGGCTACGCGGGCATCCGCAAGGAGCGCGAGCTGACCGACGCGCAGAAGCACGAGGCGGTGCGCGAGTTCGCGCTGGGCAAAGGCTTCGCGGTGGCCATCTTCGCCGGCATCATGAGCGCCTGCATGGCCTTCGGCATCAGCGCGGGCGCGCCGATCGCCCATATGGCCGTGCGGCTCGGGACGCCGGCCATCCACCAGAACAACCCGGTCTTCATCCCGATCATGGCGGGCGGATTCACCACCAACGTGGCCTGGTGCCTGGCGCTCAACGTGCGCAACCGCACCCTGCGCGACTACGTGACCGGCTCCCCGGCGCTGCTCGCGCGCAACTACCTGTTCGCCGGGTTGGCCGGCGTCAT encodes:
- a CDS encoding GntR family transcriptional regulator, whose translation is MTSTNSRTKHREVERSLRSQIQAGVWRAGERIPAEHELARRFGVAYMTVRQAVGSLVTDRLLQRVPGKGTFVLPHGPNGDGSRAVPAAALLVPALWQRLDPLYLPDVLDGYETGMERLGQPAAVIDRVELVDGETCVACLVADREDSAIVERLKDLGCRVVALNRYQGRRAVPSIVVDNAGGTVLAVEHLAALGHSRIGFLTGWPDNVDGIERQRGFTSAMRARGLSPDMEAGAGFREERGYQGASELLARPERPTALVAASDLAAIGAIKAARDRGLAVPDDLSVVGFGDFSVAAYWPCGLTTIYQPRRELGEEAARAVVAFSRGEAVRDVTLPTRLIERGTTGPPR
- the rhaT gene encoding L-rhamnose/proton symporter RhaT, producing the protein MANPFLGVLLHAVGGLAAGSFYVPFRRVLRWAWESYWLVQGVLAWLVMPWVGALLTAPRAVEILQRSSGSSVALAYLFGVLWGVGGLTFGLSMRYLGLSLGYAVALGFCAAFGTLIPPIAQGKAGSLLATAGGLTVLAGIAVCLAGIAVCGYAGIRKERELTDAQKHEAVREFALGKGFAVAIFAGIMSACMAFGISAGAPIAHMAVRLGTPAIHQNNPVFIPIMAGGFTTNVAWCLALNVRNRTLRDYVTGSPALLARNYLFAGLAGVIWYLQFFFYGMGTTQMGRYDFSSWTIHMAFIIVFSNLWGIGFHEWRGVRRVTMAVVWAGIAVLILSTVIIGAGNYLASR
- a CDS encoding DUF1559 domain-containing protein, producing the protein MRTHRSSEHVSGFTLIELLVVIAIIAILAAILFPVFAQAREKARQTSCLSNMKQIALAMRMYSQDNDETASLARYAPYFWDGAVWPETHTWRMAVQPYIKNKGLTRCPSNAYYNAGVEVEEPVFRSYAMNSAALYGDKYAEASITEPAEIIQVAECRYQYPDLYPQIESPFSSFLYSSEPEPTPDSPLGVMQTHTGQSNYAFFDGHAKSIRPVATLNSHTPWTMWYCTGWASEGDAEYNRQGLVGQLLAHAEYR